In Caballeronia sp. NK8, the DNA window AGAAAAACGCGGATATCTTTGGCGATGTACTGCACGATGGTCGAGAGGCTGGCGTGTAGCCGAATCTGACCACGCACCCCTTCGGCGTGGTCAAGCAGCTCGCTCTCCATATGTTGAATGTCGCGCAGAAGCGTGCGGGCGTGTTGCAGCAGTGCCGCCGCCGCGACTGTCAGTTCCAGGCCCTTGTTGCTGCGCACGAACAGGGCAGTCTTGAGCAGGTCCTCGAGCTGCGACATGCGCTTGCTGAGAGCCGAAGGAGCGATATTCTCGAATTCTGCTGCCCGCGCGATGCTGCCGTGCTCACAGACGGCGATAAACAGCTTCAGCGATTGTAGGTCGAAACGCAACTGAGTCTCCTGAGCGCGGTCTTCTCGCCGCGACGCATTCATGTGAAGCGAGAATAGTCACGGAGTCGGTGGCAAGTCAACCGGCGCAGATTGCGTACGCTAGAGCGATCGCCGCATGTCTGGGGCATCGCAAGCTTCAATTTGTCGAAGCCTGGCACCGTCGCGGCGAATCTCGCAAAGACGGCGCGCCAGAAAACGACTGCCGCAGTGAGGGTCCGGCCGATGAAGATGAACGCGACCATCCGATTTTCTGGCGCAACCCAATCTTTTAGCGATGCACCTTCTGACCTCACAGCCAGTACGCGATGGTGACCCTACGCGAGGAGCGTTTTAACCAGCTCGTGTGTTGAAGGGGCATCGAATTTCTTGAGCAGCTTTCCTCGGAAGACCTCGACTGTCCGAGGGCTGATCCCAAGCGCTATGCCGATCTCCTTGGCAGTCTGATTCTGGATGAGCAACGCGGCCACATCGCGTTCGCGCTTGGTCATCGAATTCTTGGCCGCTGCGATCAACTTGTTGGCGGAGCTTGCTCCGCCTGACAGACTTGCTGCGACGCCCATCTCGGAGAAGAACCAGAGCGCTTCGCGGTATGGGTCGTCACGATGTTCGCTGACGCCCGTCACGTTCACCCAGAAGAGCTCACCATCGAGCCTCTGCATCGCGCGAGGTTCGGTGATTCGACCAAACTTCTTCAGCGCCGGAATCACACGCGCACCGAACCTCCTGAAAGCCTCCTCGTTCGGGTAAAGAATTCGTACCGTCTGTCCGATCAGCACGTCGCCGTCCGCGCGAAACATATTCCGGAATTGCAGGTTGCAGGCGGATATCGTGCGCTGACGCGTGACCATGAGGGCAACCGGGACGTCCTCGAAAACCTGCTGATAATCGATCGGCCCGATGCCGGGCGCAGTTGGTGTTGTCCGCAATGCGGCCTCCTCGCTGTAGGGTGATTCCGTACGTAATCGATACGTATTGGTGTAAGTATCCTGCACTCGTAGACTCTTAAGTGCAATGACTTTCAACCTGTTGACTTGGAGGAAGAAATGGACGACTACAAGAATCGCTCGTATGGAGCCGTCGGGATTGGTATGAAGGGGAAGATCGGAATCGTCGTCGTGGATTATCAACTCGCGTTCACCGATCCGAAATATCCGCTCGGCGGAGCGCCGCTCGTCATGCGCGGGCTTGAAAATACGGCGCGTCTGCTCAAGATCGCCCGGGCGCACAACGTACCTGTCGCGACCTGTTTCACCGCCTATAAATGCGAGCGCGACATGCCGTACTGGAAGGTGGCCGCGGTTCGCGATCAGTTCAGACTGGACCATCCAAGTTCGGCTCTGGACCCGCTGATTTACGACGAAAACTACGACGTCGTGGTCTGCAAGTCCGGGCCGTCGATATTCTTCCAGACGCCAGTCGTCCCGTATTTCATTAAGGAGGGCGTAGAGACTATTATCGTCACTGGCTGCAACACGAGCGGATGTATCCGTGCATCCACCATCGACAGTTTCCAGTGGGGTTTCCGTACGGTCGTTCCTGAAGACTGTGTCGGCGATATCGAAGAAGGACCGCACCGCGACAACCTGCGCGATGTGGCCCGGCGATACGCAGATGTGTCGAGCGCCGACGAAGTGATCGCGTATATCAAGCAATCGACGAGCTAACCGCTTGCGTCGCTCCGCTTATCGACCTGATCGCGAACGCTGCGGAGTGACCGCGGCGTTCCGATCGGGGAATGCGGAAGCAGTGAAGCGCATGGTTTCACCCTCTTGATCGGCTCGGCGTCGTGCTGCGCCGCACCCTACCCAAACCATGTCTACTTTCGTCGCGAGCGATCCGGTGGCGGCGCGCGGTCGACATACTCACGGAGGCTCCCATGAATCAAGCCCGCGCCGTCGACGTACCCGAAAGGGACGAAGTCGAACTTGGTATGAAGAAGATTGCCATTGCGAGCGTCATAGGCACGACGGTCGAATGGTACGACCTGTTCGTGTTCGCGACCGCATCAGCGCTCGTGTTCAATAAGGTTTTCTTTCCAGGCTTCGTCCCGCTCGTCGGCACCTTGCTCGCGTTCGGCACATTCGCCTCTGCGTATCTGGCACGTATTGCGGGCGCTGCATTGTTCGGCCATTTCGGCGATCGGCGGGGACGCAAGTCGATGTTGCTGGTGTCACTGATGATGATGGGACTCGCCACGTTTTGCATCGGGCTGTTGCCGGATTATGGGGCGATTGGTGTCTGGGCGCCGCTGATGCTGCTGACGCTTCGCGTCGTGCAGGGGCTTGCGCTTGGCGGAGAATGGGGCGGCGCGGTGCTGATGGCAGTGGAGCACGCGCCCGCGAATCGGCGTGGCCTTTATGGATCATGGGTGCAGATCGGTGTGCCTGCCGGCACGTTGATCGCCAATCTTGCTTTCCTGTTGAGCGACGCGCTGTTGCCCAGCGGAGCCATGGTCGCCTGGGGCTGGCGCATTCCTTTCCTGCTCAGCGCCTTGCTGGTCCTCGTCGGCCTTTACGTGCGCCTGAACACATCCGAAACGCCGTCGTTTCAGAGGACCAAAAACGCCGGCGAACAGGTAAAGGTGCCGTTGTTCGAATTGCTGGGGAAACACTGGAAACTGGTGCTCCTCGGAGGAGTCGCCACCATGTCGACCGGCACGTCGTTCAATCTTATCGTCGCGTTCGGACTGACGTATGGAACACAGACACTCGGCTTTTCGCGCAGTGCGATGCTGACGATCGCGCTCATATCATGCGCGCTCTGCATCCTGATGTTGCCCGCATTCGGACGACTCTCCGATGTGATCGGCCGTAAGCCAGTGATCGTTGGCGGTATTGCGGCCGAGGCATTGCTGGCTTTTCCGCTCTTCTGGCTGCTCGACACCCACGAGTTCTCGTTTGCGCTTCTCGGTTACCTGCTGATGATGACTGCCTTTGCCGCGAACTATGGACCGATTGCAACGTTTCTGGCCGAGCTGTTCGGCACCCGGATTCGCTATTCGGGGCTGTCGGTCAGTTACATGCTCTCCGGTCTGTTGGGCAGCGCGGTGACGCCCATTGTCACGACAGCGCTACTCTCGGCAACGGGGAAGGGCTCATCGATAGCCTGGTTCATGGTGGGATCCGCGGTCATTTCGGCTTCCGCGTTGCTGTTGCTGATAGAGACCCGCCGTCGAGATCTGACGACGGCGACCCTGCGTGGATGGTAGCTCGACTATGCGTCAGGGCGGCCGATACCTTTAGAAGTCAGTCGCGTTCGCCCCACTATGAAGCTTCGAAAACCTTCAGGCCGCCGTTCAGCAACCCGGCGTCACGATCTACGTGACTTACGCAGGCGAACCTGGCGTTTGTTTCGATCGCGTGGCTTACGTCGATCATCATCTGCCGCTCGTAAGGGGGCAGATGCAGGGTATCTGCAGCGAAACACGGCAGAAGAAAGCTCTGATGACCTTATCTGATCAGACAATAACGGTAGTGTCAGGAGCAAAGTGGTCGACTAGACTTATGTTTCAACCGGCTACGCATCCGCAGCAAGCGTCCCAGCCGGCTGCACGCGGTCGCCCCGCGCGTGGAGTTGAGTCGGGCGCTTATTGTCGGCGATGTGAACTGATCGATTGCCTTTGGAGCGCTCTTGCCTGTTCGCGCTGGCGGCCCGGAGCACGTGAACGACTTCTTACGCTGCCCTTTATCTCTTGTGAAAAGGCCTTGTGATGAATTTCGATCAAAGCGATACGGCGGTGGTCTTCATCGACCCGCAGAACGATGTCCTGAGCCCGTCCGGGAAAAACTGGGGGGCGGTAGGTGCGAGCGTCACGGAGAACAAAACGGTTGAAAACATGCTGAGAATATTTGCAGCGGCGAAATCAGCAGATTTCAATGTTTTCATATCGCCCCATTACTTCTTTCCGACCGATCGTGCGTGGAAGTTCAATGGTCCGCTGGAGGCGGACGAGTTTTCAACCGGTACGTTCTCACGCGAGGGCCCTTTGAACCTGCTGGGTTTTCAAGGATCCGGCGCGGACTGGCTTGAGGAATTCAAGCCCTACATCGATGATGGCCGCACCGTCATCGCGAGTCCCCACAAGGTTTTCGGGCCGCAGACCAACGACCTTGTACTGCAATTGCGCAAACGCTACGTGCGAAAGGTGATCCTCGGCGGCATGCTTGCCAACATGTGTGTCGAGGCTCATCTGCGGGATTTACTCGAACAGGGTTTCGAGGTCTATGTCGTAGCCGACGCGACCGCCGGACCTCGCCATCCCGTTTGGGGAGATGGCTATAAAGCCGCAATGATCAACTACGCATTTCTCGCGCACGCCGTGGTTTCCACTGACGAGGTCGTCGCGACGATGGGTTGAGCTTTTGACTGTCGGCGTCCAGATCTTCGATCTCACAAGTCTTTTGGTTCCGAGTCGCGGGTCACCTATTAGCCCATGGAGCATCGTTATGAACAGTGTCGCTTCGAGTGCTACATCTGCTGTCAACCTCTCAAAGACCGCCTTCCCTGTCACACATCACCGAACGGCGGAAATCGAAGGACTAAAGATTTTTTACCGGGAGGCCGGGCCGCCGGACGCGCCTGTGGTTCTCCTATTGCATGGCTTTCCGACGTCGTCGCACATGTTCAGGCACCTGATTCCTGCGCTCGCCGACCGTTACCATGTGATTGCGCCGGATTATCCCGGCTATG includes these proteins:
- a CDS encoding isochorismatase family protein, which encodes MDDYKNRSYGAVGIGMKGKIGIVVVDYQLAFTDPKYPLGGAPLVMRGLENTARLLKIARAHNVPVATCFTAYKCERDMPYWKVAAVRDQFRLDHPSSALDPLIYDENYDVVVCKSGPSIFFQTPVVPYFIKEGVETIIVTGCNTSGCIRASTIDSFQWGFRTVVPEDCVGDIEEGPHRDNLRDVARRYADVSSADEVIAYIKQSTS
- a CDS encoding MFS transporter — protein: MNQARAVDVPERDEVELGMKKIAIASVIGTTVEWYDLFVFATASALVFNKVFFPGFVPLVGTLLAFGTFASAYLARIAGAALFGHFGDRRGRKSMLLVSLMMMGLATFCIGLLPDYGAIGVWAPLMLLTLRVVQGLALGGEWGGAVLMAVEHAPANRRGLYGSWVQIGVPAGTLIANLAFLLSDALLPSGAMVAWGWRIPFLLSALLVLVGLYVRLNTSETPSFQRTKNAGEQVKVPLFELLGKHWKLVLLGGVATMSTGTSFNLIVAFGLTYGTQTLGFSRSAMLTIALISCALCILMLPAFGRLSDVIGRKPVIVGGIAAEALLAFPLFWLLDTHEFSFALLGYLLMMTAFAANYGPIATFLAELFGTRIRYSGLSVSYMLSGLLGSAVTPIVTTALLSATGKGSSIAWFMVGSAVISASALLLLIETRRRDLTTATLRGW
- a CDS encoding cysteine hydrolase, which codes for MNFDQSDTAVVFIDPQNDVLSPSGKNWGAVGASVTENKTVENMLRIFAAAKSADFNVFISPHYFFPTDRAWKFNGPLEADEFSTGTFSREGPLNLLGFQGSGADWLEEFKPYIDDGRTVIASPHKVFGPQTNDLVLQLRKRYVRKVILGGMLANMCVEAHLRDLLEQGFEVYVVADATAGPRHPVWGDGYKAAMINYAFLAHAVVSTDEVVATMG
- a CDS encoding LuxR C-terminal-related transcriptional regulator, translated to MQDTYTNTYRLRTESPYSEEAALRTTPTAPGIGPIDYQQVFEDVPVALMVTRQRTISACNLQFRNMFRADGDVLIGQTVRILYPNEEAFRRFGARVIPALKKFGRITEPRAMQRLDGELFWVNVTGVSEHRDDPYREALWFFSEMGVAASLSGGASSANKLIAAAKNSMTKRERDVAALLIQNQTAKEIGIALGISPRTVEVFRGKLLKKFDAPSTHELVKTLLA